From the Solibacillus sp. FSL R5-0449 genome, one window contains:
- a CDS encoding YetF domain-containing protein gives MFSITLDSFIRIITVGILAYVGLILFLLTSGKRSLTQLNAFDLVVTVAIGSVLSTILLDKNVSLLEGLLAFVLLILLQFVLTFTSVRWKKFNKLIKSEPSLLYINGSFLRETMKKERISEGDILQSVRSDGIGDLKEVQAIVLENDGSLSVISGELGNTLANVRLTRES, from the coding sequence ATGTTCTCAATAACATTGGACAGTTTTATTCGAATTATCACTGTCGGCATTCTTGCTTATGTCGGCTTAATCTTATTTCTGCTGACTTCCGGGAAACGGTCATTAACCCAATTAAATGCTTTCGATTTAGTGGTGACAGTAGCGATTGGTTCTGTCCTCTCTACAATTTTACTGGATAAAAATGTGAGCTTGCTAGAGGGACTGTTGGCATTTGTCCTGTTGATACTATTGCAATTCGTATTGACGTTCACATCTGTACGTTGGAAAAAATTCAATAAACTCATTAAATCCGAGCCAAGCTTACTCTATATAAATGGCTCATTTCTGAGAGAAACGATGAAAAAGGAAAGAATTAGCGAGGGAGATATACTCCAGTCAGTGCGGAGTGATGGAATCGGAGACTTAAAAGAAGTTCAAGCCATCGTACTTGAAAACGATGGCAGCTTATCAGTTATTAGTGGAGAGCTGGGAAATACCTTGGCTAATGTAAGATTGACTAGAGAGAGCTGA
- a CDS encoding DUF4153 domain-containing protein, with protein sequence MRFNRIFQQFAGITDAIKAFPLVTGLLLVLFILNVAEISGTVTNYDQWLATLVVAVFAASVADLFAKRVLTYSIAIIFTGLFFLISNANDLILAIQTGIVVSTLMMGFIWLGKDNFSARFFQIFKSILITAFFSIVIFVGLMLVYAAINYLLFPVNSTIIGYIAATVFGLFTPLFFLSLTMKKAESAHILEVLISYVIVPLTMVYAVILVIYIALHFTDWSENLLEPLLVSFVTTVLIVYFLSYQINNVLTKWFRLIFPKVLLVIVLYQLVVSIMKIGETGITHGRYFVILFGLFAIIIALILTFMQKKQWLVAPIFIGFSLLSVIPPVDAFTISKNNQENLLQERLQSLNMYDGEVQPNPDISNEDKQFITEKFDYLKRMGYDIAWLPDQPFDKIFGFSQQYKDYTNEVYYTTNLDWDEPVITDIDQYDYFVQVSASQNSMHRRFELANNMQLRLQKDQLVLEKDEQELLAWPLEELDTLFTSDYSELTLEEATLIAENDRAKLKIIVQNAQSYGNQRYAELYVFVQVKE encoded by the coding sequence ATGAGGTTTAATCGAATTTTTCAACAGTTTGCAGGAATAACCGATGCAATCAAAGCATTTCCACTCGTTACTGGGCTCTTACTTGTTTTATTCATCTTGAATGTAGCAGAAATTAGCGGTACTGTGACAAACTATGATCAATGGTTGGCAACGCTTGTCGTTGCTGTATTCGCTGCATCTGTAGCAGACTTATTTGCTAAACGCGTCCTAACGTATAGCATCGCCATTATTTTTACAGGTCTTTTCTTTTTGATCAGCAACGCCAATGATCTTATATTAGCGATCCAAACAGGCATTGTTGTAAGTACGCTCATGATGGGCTTTATATGGCTCGGCAAAGATAATTTCAGTGCACGTTTTTTCCAGATTTTTAAAAGCATTCTCATCACAGCCTTCTTCTCCATCGTCATCTTTGTTGGATTAATGCTTGTTTATGCAGCGATCAATTATTTACTGTTTCCAGTTAATTCAACTATCATCGGGTATATCGCAGCTACTGTATTTGGATTGTTTACTCCATTATTCTTCCTGTCCCTGACGATGAAGAAAGCAGAGTCAGCCCATATTCTTGAGGTGTTAATATCGTATGTCATTGTACCGCTGACAATGGTGTATGCGGTGATTTTAGTGATATATATTGCACTGCATTTCACCGACTGGTCGGAAAATTTACTCGAGCCATTATTAGTGTCTTTCGTGACAACTGTACTCATCGTGTACTTTTTAAGCTACCAGATTAATAATGTGTTAACGAAATGGTTCCGACTTATTTTCCCGAAAGTGTTACTTGTCATTGTGCTTTACCAGCTCGTTGTCTCCATCATGAAAATCGGAGAGACTGGCATTACACATGGCCGTTATTTTGTTATTTTATTCGGCTTATTTGCCATCATCATCGCACTGATCCTGACATTCATGCAAAAAAAGCAATGGCTTGTTGCACCGATTTTTATCGGGTTTAGTTTACTTTCTGTCATCCCGCCTGTTGATGCCTTTACGATTAGTAAAAACAATCAGGAAAATCTGCTGCAGGAGCGTTTGCAATCGCTCAATATGTATGATGGAGAAGTCCAGCCGAATCCGGATATTTCTAATGAGGATAAACAATTCATTACGGAGAAATTCGATTATTTAAAGCGCATGGGTTATGACATTGCGTGGCTGCCAGATCAACCGTTCGATAAAATCTTTGGGTTCTCGCAGCAATATAAAGATTATACGAACGAAGTGTATTATACGACGAACTTAGATTGGGATGAACCGGTTATTACCGACATTGATCAATACGATTATTTTGTGCAAGTATCCGCTTCACAAAATTCAATGCACCGACGATTTGAATTAGCCAACAATATGCAGCTCCGTTTACAAAAGGATCAGCTCGTGCTAGAGAAAGACGAGCAGGAGCTTCTAGCATGGCCGTTGGAGGAACTAGACACCCTCTTTACAAGTGATTACAGCGAGTTAACTTTAGAAGAAGCTACGCTCATCGCGGAAAACGACCGCGCGAAGCTAAAAATCATCGTTCAAAACGCTCAATCCTATGGCAATCAACGCTACGCGGAATTGTATGTTTTTGTGCAGGTGAAGGAATAA
- a CDS encoding plasmid pRiA4b ORF-3 family protein, giving the protein MIIQCTKKVLDTLDIDDSKIVSPDGFDQYPESLLGWHANIVTIYRRKVLVLMNNETRFPVIINRLLKKDLANLHSLIYEGIRVALRMEGVSESVIEKYFALSKDLSFSKTANRSMVAKLNKTVNEVEFWAEFLDKDVTIQRFISPLVSKMIQSDAQNKGYYPKVKMLERLAQITDAKDVSQIMDVELYQLNIQLDLDGHEIWRRVQIPANYSFRSLHNLIQIVFDWQNYHLHEFSVERKDNRDLKIVMDDDPETLEFADSSGDEIVQERFVSLAEIFSQHPEVIYEYDFGDSWKHIITLEKSITATSQHAKLIEGKGERPPEDVGGLHGFNEYLAMINEPTSPEYENIMAWAASQKERTFSLDYTNHRLKSILHNYRYYENEQILANNNFLARLK; this is encoded by the coding sequence ATGATTATTCAATGTACAAAGAAAGTACTGGATACGCTAGACATTGACGATTCAAAAATAGTATCACCAGATGGCTTTGACCAGTATCCTGAAAGTTTACTAGGATGGCATGCCAACATCGTCACAATTTATAGAAGAAAAGTTTTAGTTTTGATGAATAATGAAACGCGATTTCCCGTCATTATCAATCGGCTTTTAAAGAAAGATCTTGCCAATCTTCATAGCTTAATTTATGAAGGTATTCGAGTTGCCCTTCGAATGGAAGGTGTTAGCGAATCGGTTATCGAAAAGTACTTTGCTTTATCAAAGGACCTAAGTTTTTCAAAAACCGCCAATCGAAGCATGGTGGCTAAATTGAACAAAACCGTAAATGAGGTTGAATTTTGGGCAGAATTTCTCGATAAGGACGTGACAATCCAGCGCTTTATTAGCCCGCTTGTTAGTAAAATGATTCAATCCGATGCTCAAAATAAAGGCTATTATCCGAAAGTAAAAATGCTTGAGCGTTTAGCACAAATAACTGATGCTAAGGACGTTTCACAAATAATGGATGTCGAGCTTTATCAACTGAACATTCAGCTTGACTTAGATGGCCATGAAATTTGGCGACGCGTGCAGATCCCAGCTAATTATTCATTCAGAAGCCTTCACAACCTTATCCAAATCGTTTTCGACTGGCAAAACTATCACTTGCATGAATTTTCCGTCGAGCGAAAAGATAACAGGGACCTTAAAATTGTCATGGATGACGACCCTGAAACACTTGAATTTGCCGATTCCTCTGGGGACGAAATTGTACAAGAACGATTCGTTTCGTTGGCTGAAATCTTCTCGCAACATCCAGAAGTTATTTACGAATATGATTTTGGCGACTCCTGGAAGCACATTATTACACTAGAAAAATCAATAACTGCAACGTCACAGCATGCAAAACTTATAGAAGGCAAAGGCGAACGCCCACCAGAAGATGTTGGCGGCTTACATGGGTTCAACGAATATTTAGCAATGATCAATGAACCCACTTCCCCTGAATATGAAAATATTATGGCTTGGGCTGCATCTCAAAAGGAACGAACTTTCTCCCTAGATTATACGAATCATCGCCTCAAGAGCATTTTGCACAACTATCGCTATTATGAGAATGAACAAATTTTAGCTAACAATAATTTTCTAGCAAGGTTAAAATAG